In the Neisseria sp. KEM232 genome, CTCGGTTTGTTGCGTTCGGTATCCCAGCCGGAAACGTAGCGCTGGGCGGCGGCGCTGACGCTCCAGCAGCCGCAGTCGTTTTTGTATTCGAGTCCGGCGAGGATGTCGAGCGGCTTGCGTACGTTGAGGGCGTAGTTGTAGCGCGCGAGGGCGTAGAGGTTGGAGGTAATCGGCCATTGCGCGCCGAGGTCGATCTGGCTGATTTTGTCGCGGTAGTAGCTGCCGTCGTCCTGCAGCCAGATGGCTTTGTCGCGGCCGTAGCGGTAGCGGGCGGACAGGGTTTTGCCGTCTTCGGGCGTGTAGCGGATGCCGGCGGCAAGGTTCTCGAAGCGGGATTGGTTTTCGTTGAAGTGGGCGGTGGCGTAGCCGCTGACGCTGCGGCTGATTTCGCCGTCGGCAAAGGCTATCCAGTCGGAACGGTTGCGTTTGCCGCTGCCGATGTTGCCGTCGGCCAAAACGCTGTCGTTTTTGAAATAGAATTTCTGGCCGATGCCCGCGCGTATGCGCTCGGCGCCGCTTGCGCGGTCGAGATAGCGGGTTTGCAGGGCGAGGCTGAGGCTGTTGGCGGCGTTGATGCGGTCGTTGCCGGAATAGAGGTTTTCGCGGAAGAGCTGATCGTAGCTGAAGCTGTTTTCGGAGCTGTCGAAGTTGGGCAGGTCGTTCTGCGATTTGGTGGGGATGTAGTTGTAGAACAGGCGCGGTTCTAGGGTTTGGATGTGGTCGCGGCCAAAGAAGCGGGTTTCGCGCTCGAAGGCCATACCCGCATCGATGTTGGCAATGGGGATGCTGCGTCCTGCGGTGCGGCCGCTTTTGTCGTTGAAGCCGTCGAGGATGTAGTGGGTGTAGTGCAGGCCGACTTTCGGGCGGATGTAGCCCCAGTCGTTGTGGATGTTGCGGCTGAGTGAGGGATAAAGGACGAAGCGCTGTCCTGCCTGTTTGCTGTCGTGGGCAAAACGGGTGTACTGGCCGCTGAGGGAAAAGAGGTTGCCGGCAAAGTTTTTCTGCCAGCTGCCCGACAGGCGCGGCAGGATGGCGTAGGGTTCGTTTTTGTAACCGTCGGCGTTGGCGAGGGTTTGGTATTTCTGGACTTTCAGATTGGCTTCGAGCCACTCGCCAAGCACGTCGGTTTTGTAGTCGAGACGGGCTTCGCGGTTGAGGTTGACGTTGCGGGCGATGTCGGTGCGGTTGTAGAAATCGCGGTAGTAGTCGTCGTCGGAGACCTGGTTGAAATCGACTTTGCCGCTCAGGCCTTTGCCGAAGTCCTGCGTGTGCCGCCATTGGGCGGTGTAGCGGTTGTTGTGGCGGCTGCGGCGGTCGTCGGGCATCCATTTGCCGGCAATTTCGCCGTTGTATTTGGGCTGCAGGTAGCGGAACTCGCCGCCCAGCTGCACGCCGCGCGCGCTGATGATGCCGGGGGTGAGGGTGGCGTCGTAGTTGGGGGCGAGGTTGAAATAATAGGGCTGGTCGATTTCGGTGCCGTTGGAGCCGATTTTGAGGGTGGGCACGAGCAGGCCGCTTTTGCGGTTGCCGTTGAGCGGGAAATCCGCCCACGGGGTGTAGAGCACAGGCACGCCGTGGAAGACGAGTTTGGCGTGTTTGGCCACGCCGACGCCTTTGCCGTAGTCGGCGTCGATGCTGTCGGCGGCGATATACCACGATGCGTCGCCCTTTTGGCAGGTGTTGAACTGCACGTCGGTGAGCTTGTAGCGGTTTTTGCGTTCGATTTCGGCTTCTTTGCCGACGGCCTGCAAACGGCGGCCGTCGCGCTCGGCTTCGATTTCGACGTTTTGCGCCGTGCCGCTGCCTTCGGTCAGGTTGTATTGCAGCTTGTCGCCGCGCACGGTCGAGCCCGCATCGTCCAAAATAAAGCCTTCGCCCGCTTTGACGGTGTCTTCGGGCTGGTCGTAAACGACGCGCTCGGCGTTGAGCACCTGCGCGTTGCGTTCGATGATAACGCCGCCTCGCGCTTCGACGCCGACGCCCGTTTGGCCGCGCACGTCGTCGGCGGTGATGCGGGTGTAGTCGGCGGGCAGCGTTTCTTCGCCGCTGCGCCGTACGGCGTTTTCGGGTTGGGAGGCCGTCTGAACCGGTTTGCCGTCTTTGCATTGCGGGCAGGTGCTGCCCAATGCGGACGTTGCGGCGGCGGCGCTGCCCGCAGCGGCGGCCATGCCCACGGCGATCGCCAGCGGTTTGACTGAAAATAAACGTGCCAAAGTATCACCCAAGCGGTTTTGACGGTTAAAATGGCGGCCATTCTAACACCGTTTCACCGAAAAACCGTCATGCAGCGCCAATCCGAACTGAAAAACTGGCTCGCCGCCGTTTATCCGAACCAAGCCTTCGAACTCTCTTTCGCCGCCGCCGATGCCGACTTCCGCCGCTACTTCCGTGCCGCGTTTTCAGACGGCCAAACCATTATCTGCATGGACGCGCCGCCCGACAAAATGAGCGTCGCGCCCTATCTCAAAGTGCAAAAACTGTTTGATATGGTAAACGTGCCGCAGGTTTTGCACGTTGACGAAGCGCATGGCTTTATGGCGCTCAGCGATTTGGGCAGTACTACCTACCTCGCCGCCATGCAGCACGATACGCGCGAGATCGTGCACAAAACCCTGCTGCTCGAAGCCATCGACGAATTGGTTACGCTTCAGACGGCCTCCAAGCCCGATGTGCTGCCCGAATACGACCGCGAAACCATGTTGCGCGAAATCAATCTGTTTCCCGAATGGTTTGCCGCCAAAGAGCTGGGCAAACCCTTGAATTTCAAGCAGCGCCAACTCTGGCAGCAGGCAGTCGATACCTTATTGCCGCCGCTTTTGGCGCAGCCCAAAGTGTATGTGCACCGCGACTACATCGTCCGCAACCTGATGCTCACGCGCGGCCGCCCGGGCGTGCTCGATTTCCAAGACGCGCTCTACGGCCCGATTTCCTACGATTTGGTTTCGCTGCTGCGCGACGCCTTTATTGAATGGGAAGAAGAGTTTGTGTTGGATTTGGTTATCCGCTACTGGGAAAAGGCCCGCGCCGCCGGTTTGCCCGTGCCGCAGGATTTTGACGAGTTTTACCTCTGGTTTGAATGGATGGGCGTGCAGCGGCATTTGAAAGTGGCCGGCATCTTCGCGCGGCTCTACTACCGCGACGGCAAAGACAAATACCGCCCCGAAATCCCGCGCTTTCTCAACTATCTGCGCCGCACTTCGCGCCGCTATGCCGACCTCGCGCCGCTTTACGCGCTTTTGGTCGATTTGGTCGGCGATGATGATTTGCAGACGGGTTATACGTTTTAAAACCTGTTCAAACATACACAGAGGCCGTCTGAAAGCATTCAGACGGCCTTTTCGTGCCAAGCTGCAAGCAAGTCTTACGCCCTGCGGCGGAACAAGGGAATCCAAACCATCGTACCAAGCAGGATGGCGGCGACAGAAGTGTAGATGTTGCGGTGGTAAAACTCGAGCCAGCCGAAGAAATAGCAGACGCCGTAAGCCGTCAGCACGCCGACCGTGCCCAGCAGCCAGGTGCGCAAAAAGCCCATGCCGTTGTCGCCCGGCAGCAGCGCGCGCGCCGTCAGGCCGATCAGATAGCCGGCTGCCAGCATCAAAAGCAGTTTCAATAAAAACGGATTCGACATTTTTTTCACTCCCTTAATGTAATGACCTTATTTTTAAGTCCTTAATAAGCATAACGCTGTTTGTATTGCAGGCCGTTTGAAAGCGTTCAGACGGCCTCGTTTTATTCTGCCGCTACGGGCGGCTCGGGCGCACCGGCGGGCTGTTTGTAGCGGTTGTAGGCGAAGAGATATTGCTGCGGGAAGCGGCGTATCCAGTATTCGGTGTTTTCGTTGATGATGCGGGCGTCGTGTGCCTTGTCGCCGTTGAGCGTGCCGCGCAGGGGTTCGATGTGGAGGACAAAGCCCTGCCCGTTGGGCAGGCGCTCGCCGCAGAAGAAAAAGGCGGCGACGTTTTTCACCTGCGCGAGCTTGCCGGCAAGGGTCATGGTGTAGGCGGGGCGGCCGAAGAAGGGCGCCCAAACGCCGTCGCCGCCCTCTTCCGGCGCGGGAACGTGGTCGGGCAGGACGATGGCCGCTTCGCCCGCGCGCAGGGTTTTGATGATTTGTTTGACGCCCTGGATATTGGTGGGCGCGGTTTTGCCCTTGCCGCGCACGCGCCCCGCCTGCATCACGGCGTCGAAAGCTTTGATTTTCGGCGGTTTGTACATGGCAGTCAGCGGAAAGGGCAGACGCTGGCTGATGTAGCGCCCAGCCAGATCGTAGCTGCCCAGATGCGGTGTGATAAAAAGCAGGCCGCGCCCTTCGGCCAGCGCCTGTCCGACGTGTTCCCAGCCGTGTACCGCTTTGAAGAGGGCTTCGATTTCTTCAGGCCGTCTGAAAAAGGCGACGGGCAGCTCCAAGCCGCCTTTGGCGGTTTCACGCAGAATGGTTTTGACGGCTGCGTCGCCACTCGGTAAATCGGCGGTTTGCAGGTTGGCGCGGATGCGGTCGCGGTCTTCGC is a window encoding:
- the amgK gene encoding N-acetylmuramate/N-acetylglucosamine kinase AmgK, with amino-acid sequence MQRQSELKNWLAAVYPNQAFELSFAAADADFRRYFRAAFSDGQTIICMDAPPDKMSVAPYLKVQKLFDMVNVPQVLHVDEAHGFMALSDLGSTTYLAAMQHDTREIVHKTLLLEAIDELVTLQTASKPDVLPEYDRETMLREINLFPEWFAAKELGKPLNFKQRQLWQQAVDTLLPPLLAQPKVYVHRDYIVRNLMLTRGRPGVLDFQDALYGPISYDLVSLLRDAFIEWEEEFVLDLVIRYWEKARAAGLPVPQDFDEFYLWFEWMGVQRHLKVAGIFARLYYRDGKDKYRPEIPRFLNYLRRTSRRYADLAPLYALLVDLVGDDDLQTGYTF
- a CDS encoding LPS-assembly protein LptD, whose protein sequence is MARLFSVKPLAIAVGMAAAAGSAAAATSALGSTCPQCKDGKPVQTASQPENAVRRSGEETLPADYTRITADDVRGQTGVGVEARGGVIIERNAQVLNAERVVYDQPEDTVKAGEGFILDDAGSTVRGDKLQYNLTEGSGTAQNVEIEAERDGRRLQAVGKEAEIERKNRYKLTDVQFNTCQKGDASWYIAADSIDADYGKGVGVAKHAKLVFHGVPVLYTPWADFPLNGNRKSGLLVPTLKIGSNGTEIDQPYYFNLAPNYDATLTPGIISARGVQLGGEFRYLQPKYNGEIAGKWMPDDRRSRHNNRYTAQWRHTQDFGKGLSGKVDFNQVSDDDYYRDFYNRTDIARNVNLNREARLDYKTDVLGEWLEANLKVQKYQTLANADGYKNEPYAILPRLSGSWQKNFAGNLFSLSGQYTRFAHDSKQAGQRFVLYPSLSRNIHNDWGYIRPKVGLHYTHYILDGFNDKSGRTAGRSIPIANIDAGMAFERETRFFGRDHIQTLEPRLFYNYIPTKSQNDLPNFDSSENSFSYDQLFRENLYSGNDRINAANSLSLALQTRYLDRASGAERIRAGIGQKFYFKNDSVLADGNIGSGKRNRSDWIAFADGEISRSVSGYATAHFNENQSRFENLAAGIRYTPEDGKTLSARYRYGRDKAIWLQDDGSYYRDKISQIDLGAQWPITSNLYALARYNYALNVRKPLDILAGLEYKNDCGCWSVSAAAQRYVSGWDTERNKPSYKNAFFFTLQLKNLSNIGNKADETLRPAIPGYKKTNEVVK
- a CDS encoding lysophospholipid acyltransferase family protein codes for the protein MQSLVFFLFRLFAALPLKVLHRIAHFWGGLAFYILREDRDRIRANLQTADLPSGDAAVKTILRETAKGGLELPVAFFRRPEEIEALFKAVHGWEHVGQALAEGRGLLFITPHLGSYDLAGRYISQRLPFPLTAMYKPPKIKAFDAVMQAGRVRGKGKTAPTNIQGVKQIIKTLRAGEAAIVLPDHVPAPEEGGDGVWAPFFGRPAYTMTLAGKLAQVKNVAAFFFCGERLPNGQGFVLHIEPLRGTLNGDKAHDARIINENTEYWIRRFPQQYLFAYNRYKQPAGAPEPPVAAE